CATGGTCCGAGGTCCCGCCATTTTGTTCACGTTATATTCCCATCGGCCTCAATGCGCAAATTGGCCCGATTCTCTACTTCCCGACAAATCGCAGAAGTTCGGTCCGAAGCTTGTCCGGCGTTTTCGTTTGGCACTGCCAGACGACCGCGACCGACCATTTCAAACGCCGCAAAGCGGCAATGCGCTTCTTGTCCCTGGCCTTGTTTGCCGCGATCTTTGCGCCCCAATAGGCTTTGCGCGACTTCGGAAGCTTGCCCTTCCCGCAATCGTGGCCGTGCCAGAAGCAGCCGTGGACGAAGACGATCTTCCGGTATTTCGGCAGGACGATATCGGGCGATCCCGGTAGATCTTTTCGGTGCAATGCGAAGCGGTACCCGTCTCGGTGAAGTAGGCGGCGCACGATCATCTCCGGGCCGGTATTTTTCGTGCCCACGGATCGCATAATTCTTGAGCGCTGCTCGGGCGTTCGCGTGTCCGCCATGAGGGTAGCAGGATACTCCTCAAATCGGCCGAACGCACATATCCGATTGCGCCGACGGCGCCTCTCGTCGCCCTACAGCATCGCCGGGATCACGCGGTCGGGCGGCTTGTGGCCGTCCGCGAAGGTCTTGATGTTGACGATGACTTTCTCGCCCATGTCCATGCGGCCCTCGATGGTGGCGGAGCCCATGTGCGGCAGGAGCACGACGTTCTTGG
The Candidatus Paceibacterota bacterium DNA segment above includes these coding regions:
- a CDS encoding very short patch repair endonuclease: MADTRTPEQRSRIMRSVGTKNTGPEMIVRRLLHRDGYRFALHRKDLPGSPDIVLPKYRKIVFVHGCFWHGHDCGKGKLPKSRKAYWGAKIAANKARDKKRIAALRRLKWSVAVVWQCQTKTPDKLRTELLRFVGK
- a CDS encoding D-glycerate dehydrogenase yields the protein KNVVLLPHMGSATIEGRMDMGEKVIVNIKTFADGHKPPDRVIPAML